Genomic window (Planococcus sp. MSAK28401):
CGATGGCGAAAGACGATGTAATTGAAATCGAGGGAACAGTCATTGAGACTTTGCCCAACGCGATGTTTAAAGTGGAACTTGAAAATGGCCATACGATTCTTGCGCACGTATCAGGCAAGATTCGCATGCATTTCATCCGCATTCTGCCAGGAGATAAAGTAACAGTAGAACTTTCTCCTTACGATTTAACACGCGGTCGCATCACATACCGTTTTAAATAATCTTTTGCACTCCGGACTACTAAGGAGGTTGGGTTAGATGAAAGTGAGACCATCTGTGAAGCCGATCTGCGAAAAATGTAAAGTTATTCGCAGAAACGGTAAAGTAATGGTAATCTGTGAAAATCCGAAACACAAACAAAGACAAGGTTAATAAAGAAGGAGGTGCATCGCACACATGGCACGTATTTCTGGTGTTGACATTCCGCGCGACAAACGCGTTGTAATTTCATTGACTTATATCTACGGTGTTGGGAAAACAACTGCTCAGAAAGTTCTTTCTGGTGCTGGTGTTTCTGAAGAGACTCGCGTTCGCGATCTTACAGAAGACGAGTTGAACAATATCCGTGAACAATTGGATCAGTACAAAATCGAAGGTGACCTTCGCCGTGAAGTTTCCATGAACATCAAACGTTTGATGGAAATCGCTAGCTTCCGTGGTATCCGCCACCGTCGCGGTCTTCCGGTTCGTGGTCAAAATACGAAGAACAACGCGCGTACGCGTAAAGGTCCTCGTAAAACTGTAGCTAACAAGAAAAAATAATCAGTAAAGGAGGTTGTTTCTTAACATGGCACGTAAACAACAAACTCGTAAGCGTCGTGTGAAAAAGAATATCGAATCCGGTATTGCTCACATCCGCTCAACATTCAATAACACAATTGTTACGATCACTGATATGCAAGGTAACGCAGTATCATGGTCTTCGGCTGGTGCTCTAGGATTCCGTGGTTCACGTAAATCCACTCCATTCGCTGCCCAAATGGCTGCTGAAACTGCTGCAAAAACTTCCATGGAACATGGTTTGAAAACTTTAGAAGTAACTGTTAAAGGTCCTGGTTCAGGTCGCGAAGCTGCTATCCGTGCGCTTCAAGCTGCTGGATTGGAAGTTACTGCAATTAGAGACGTAACTCCAGTTCCTCACAACGGCTGCCGCCCGCCAAAACGCCGTCGCGTATAATCGTTGGTCTGAGTAGGATTTTTGAACATCACGACTTACTAAATGTGTTCTGAATCGTAGCGAAAGTCTGTGACTATCGAATTCTTATGCAACGAAAATACCGACGTTTTGAAGGAGGGTAAACTGAATGCTCGAAATAGAAAAACCAAAAATTGAAACGGTTGAGATCGACAGCAATGCCAAATATGGTAAATTCGTTGTTGAACCCCTTGAGCGTGGATATGGTACCACTTTAGGTAACTCCTTACGTCGAATCCTACTTTCATCTTTACCTGGCGCAGCTGTTACTTCGATCCAAATTGATGGCGTTTTGCATGAATTCTCCACTGTCGAAGGTGTAGAAGAAGATGTAGCCTCTATCATTTTGAATATCAAGAAGCTCGCTTTGAAAATTTACTCTGACGAAGAAAAAGTCATTGAAATTGATGTAAAAGGTGACGGAACGGTTACGGCTGCAGATATCACTCACGATAGTGACGTGGAAATTCTGAATCCGGATCTATATATTGCAACAATCGCGAAAGACGGCCATTTGCGCATGCGCATGTATGCTAACCGCGGCCGTGGATATGCCCGTGCAGATCAGAACAAACGTGAAGATCTTCCAATCGGCGTTATCCCGATTGACTCTATTTACACGCCAGTTTCACGCGTCAATTTCCAAGTGGAAAATACCCGTGTGGGCCAACTCGCTCATTTCGATAAATTAACCCTCGATGTCTGGACAGATGGAAGCATCGGTCCCAAAGAGGCAATTGCGCTTGGCGCGAAAATTTTCACTGAACATCTGAACATCTTCGTAGGATTGACGGATGAGGCTCAAACAGCTGAAATCATGGTTGAAAAAGAAGAAGACCAAAAAGAGAAAGTGCTTGAGATGACTATCGAAGAGCTTGATCTTTCTGTTCGTTCTTACAACTGCCTGAAACGTGCTGGCATTAACACTGTCCACGAATTGGCCAACAAGTCGGAAGACGACATGATGAAAGTTCGCAACCTCGGACGCAAATCACTTGAAGAAGTGAAAGTGAAGTTGGAAGATCTAGGTCTTGGCCTTCGTAAAGAAGACTGATTGCCCGATTCTTTCTGAACTATTCAACAAAGGAGGGAAACTTCAATGAGAAAACTTCAACGTACAAGTTCTCAACGTAAAGCGCTTTTGCGTGACCTTACGACTGACCTAATCGTTCACGAACGCATTCAGACAACTGAAGCCCGTGCAAAAGAAGTCCGTTCAACTGTAGAAAAAATGATCACGCTTGGTAAGCGCGGAGATATCCACGCTCGCCGTAAAGCTGCAGCATACATTCGCCGTGAACTCGTGACTTCTACTGATGAAGAAGGCAACGAAAACACAATCTTTGCTTTGCAAAAATTGTTTGACGATGTAGCACCACGTTACGCTGACCGTCAAGGCGGCTACACGCGCATCATGAAAATGGGGCCTCGTCGCGGAGATGGCGCACCAATCGTAATTATTGAATTGGTTTAATCAGTTGAAGAGGGTTCATAGCCCTCTTCTTTTAGCATCATGATTTATACGACAATATGAAAAGCTGAGTGTTATGATGAGCGAGCCTTCGGGCGGCGTCTCGTCTAGCTCTACGCACCTCATTCAACCGGCGGCTTAAGCACCCGCAGGAGCCATAGAGATAGAAAAGCGCATACTCTGAATGAGGTGCGCGCTTTTTTTATTTAATGATCAATTAATTTTCAGTGTTGATATTCCACAGAAGGGAATATGAGCAGTGCAAATTAAGCGTGACTAAAGAGTTCCCGTTTTACAGCACATAAGAGCAGAGTAGAGAAAGTTTAGAGGAGGCTTCAACACATGAAAGGAACCATTTTGTCATTCGAACAAGTGACATTCGCATACGTGCCGGAAGACAAGTCGGTTAAGCCGGCTGTCTCGGATCTGTCGTTCTCGATTGGGGAAGGGGAATGGGTGGCGCTTGTCGGCCATAACGGTTCCGGCAAGTCGACGATCGCCAAACTGATGAATGGCTTATTATTTCCCCAGCAAGGCGTTGTCCAGGCAATGGGGTTGAAAATGTCTGAAGAAAGTTTATGGGACATCCGCTCGCAAATGGGAATGGTATTCCAGAATCCGGACAACCAATTTGTCGGTGCGACGGTGCAGGATGATGTGGCGTTTGCTTTGGAGAATAACGGCGTACCACACGAAGAAATGGTTGTGCGTGTCCGTGAATCTTTGCAGCAAGTGAAGATGGCGGATTACCTTGACCATGAGCCTCATCACTTATCCGGCGGGCAAAAGCAGCGTGTGGCGATTGCCGGGGCGCTGGCTTTGCGCCCACGCCTGCTTATTTTGGATGAAGCGACTTCGATGCTCGATCCGCAAGGCCGCCGGGAAGTGATCGAGACGATTCGCGAGCTGCGCGAAACGACAGGCCTCACCGTCTTGTCGATTACCCACGACCTGGAGGAAGCAGCGCTTGCTGACCGTGTGCTGGTGATGAATGCCGGACATAAACAACTGGAAGGCACGCCCGATGAAGTATTTTCTTCCGGTGAAGAGCTGACGGAAATGGGGCTGGACTTACCGTTTGCGATGCGAATGGCTGGTTTATTGAAACAAGCCGGAGTGCCATTGACTGGTGAATCTATGACAGAACATGAGCTGGTGGAGGAATTATGGACATATTACTCAAGCAAATAGGATATAGCTATGCAAAAGACACGCCTTTTGAAAAGCGTGCGCTGACCGATGTCACGCTGCACATACCTTCCGGCTCTTATACAGCGATCATCGGACACACAGGTTCCGGAAAATCGACCGTACTGCAGCATTTAAATGCCTTATTGCAGCCGACTGAAGGCAGCGTGCTGATCGGCGAACGAAAAATCGTAGCTGGGACAAAAGCGAAAAACTTGCGGGACGTACGAAAAAAAGTCGGCATCGTCTTTCAGTTTCCGGAACAGCAGCTGTTTGATGAAACGGTCCTGAAAGATATCATGTTCGGTCCGCTGAACTTCGGTGTGCCGGAAGAAGAAGCGCGCAGACGGGCAATTGCATTGGTCGAACAGCTCGGGCTTCCGGAAGGTGTGTTGGAGAAATCACCTTTTGACTTATCAGGCGGGCAAATGCGCCGCGTCGCCATTGCGGGAGTTCTGGCGATGGAGCCGGATGTCTTGGTGCTGGATGAACCAACAGCAGGACTCGACCCACGCGGGCGCCGGGAAATCATGGATTTGTTTTACCGCCTTCATAAAGAGAAAGGCTTAACGACTGTGCTCGTCACACATAGCATGGAAGATGCAGCGCGTTATGCCGATACAGTGGCTATCATGCACAGCGGCAAATGCGTCGCGACAGGCGATGTGCGCGAAGTCTTCGCCAATGAAGAGCAGCTCGGCGATTACCGGCTGGAGCCGCCGCGCACCGTGCGCATGCAGCGGGAGTTTGAAGAGAAAACCAGCTTAACACTCGATGAGCTCGCGCTGACTGAAGAAGCGCTGGCGCGGTCCATCGCACGGGCGCTCAAGGAAGGGCGTGAGCCGAAATGATGGAGAAAATGATTTTTGGGCGCTTTATTCCAGGAGATTCAATCGTCCACCGGCTGGACCCAAGAGCAAAAATTTTGTTTGTCTTTTTGTTTATTGCGATCGTTTTTATCGCGAATAACGCCATTACCTACGCGATTTTGCTTGGATTCACTTTGCTTTCGGTGTTTTTATCGAAAATTCGGCTATATTTCCTGATCAACGGTTTAAAACCCGTCTTTATCTTAATGGCCTTCACGTTTTTCCTGCATTTATTCTTTACCGAAGGCGGGGCGTTGCTCTTCAGTTTCGGTTTTATAGATGTCTATGAGGAAGGATTGCGGCAAGGGATCTTCATCTCGATCCGTTTCCTGGTCTTGGTTTTCATGACCAGCATCCTGACATTAACGACTTCACCGATTTCGATCACGGATGGCATTGAAGTGCTGCTCGGACCATTCAAGCGCGTCAAACTGCCGGTCCACGAATTGGCGTTGATGATGTCCATTTCACTCCGGTTTATCCCGACTTTGATGGATGAAACCGGAAAGATCCTGAAAGCGCAAATGGCGCGTGGCTCCGACATCGGCTCAGGCCCCATTAAAGAACGCATTAAAGCCGTCGTCCCGCTACTGATCCCTTTATTTGTCAGTGCCTTTAAACGGGCGGAAGATTTAGCGACCGCTATGGAAGTGAGAGGCTATCGCGGGGGAGAAGGCCGTACGCGTTACCGCCAGCTCAACTGGCGCTTTATGGATACGCTGAGCTTGTTGCTGCTCGTTGGATTTGCCGGCTTGCTTTGGTATTTCCGCACTTGATCAAAAGATACAG
Coding sequences:
- the infA gene encoding translation initiation factor IF-1, which codes for MAKDDVIEIEGTVIETLPNAMFKVELENGHTILAHVSGKIRMHFIRILPGDKVTVELSPYDLTRGRITYRFK
- the rpmJ gene encoding 50S ribosomal protein L36, which translates into the protein MKVRPSVKPICEKCKVIRRNGKVMVICENPKHKQRQG
- the rpsM gene encoding 30S ribosomal protein S13 translates to MARISGVDIPRDKRVVISLTYIYGVGKTTAQKVLSGAGVSEETRVRDLTEDELNNIREQLDQYKIEGDLRREVSMNIKRLMEIASFRGIRHRRGLPVRGQNTKNNARTRKGPRKTVANKKK
- the rpsK gene encoding 30S ribosomal protein S11 translates to MARKQQTRKRRVKKNIESGIAHIRSTFNNTIVTITDMQGNAVSWSSAGALGFRGSRKSTPFAAQMAAETAAKTSMEHGLKTLEVTVKGPGSGREAAIRALQAAGLEVTAIRDVTPVPHNGCRPPKRRRV
- a CDS encoding DNA-directed RNA polymerase subunit alpha, yielding MLEIEKPKIETVEIDSNAKYGKFVVEPLERGYGTTLGNSLRRILLSSLPGAAVTSIQIDGVLHEFSTVEGVEEDVASIILNIKKLALKIYSDEEKVIEIDVKGDGTVTAADITHDSDVEILNPDLYIATIAKDGHLRMRMYANRGRGYARADQNKREDLPIGVIPIDSIYTPVSRVNFQVENTRVGQLAHFDKLTLDVWTDGSIGPKEAIALGAKIFTEHLNIFVGLTDEAQTAEIMVEKEEDQKEKVLEMTIEELDLSVRSYNCLKRAGINTVHELANKSEDDMMKVRNLGRKSLEEVKVKLEDLGLGLRKED
- the rplQ gene encoding 50S ribosomal protein L17, translating into MRKLQRTSSQRKALLRDLTTDLIVHERIQTTEARAKEVRSTVEKMITLGKRGDIHARRKAAAYIRRELVTSTDEEGNENTIFALQKLFDDVAPRYADRQGGYTRIMKMGPRRGDGAPIVIIELV
- a CDS encoding energy-coupling factor ABC transporter ATP-binding protein → MKGTILSFEQVTFAYVPEDKSVKPAVSDLSFSIGEGEWVALVGHNGSGKSTIAKLMNGLLFPQQGVVQAMGLKMSEESLWDIRSQMGMVFQNPDNQFVGATVQDDVAFALENNGVPHEEMVVRVRESLQQVKMADYLDHEPHHLSGGQKQRVAIAGALALRPRLLILDEATSMLDPQGRREVIETIRELRETTGLTVLSITHDLEEAALADRVLVMNAGHKQLEGTPDEVFSSGEELTEMGLDLPFAMRMAGLLKQAGVPLTGESMTEHELVEELWTYYSSK
- a CDS encoding energy-coupling factor ABC transporter ATP-binding protein is translated as MDILLKQIGYSYAKDTPFEKRALTDVTLHIPSGSYTAIIGHTGSGKSTVLQHLNALLQPTEGSVLIGERKIVAGTKAKNLRDVRKKVGIVFQFPEQQLFDETVLKDIMFGPLNFGVPEEEARRRAIALVEQLGLPEGVLEKSPFDLSGGQMRRVAIAGVLAMEPDVLVLDEPTAGLDPRGRREIMDLFYRLHKEKGLTTVLVTHSMEDAARYADTVAIMHSGKCVATGDVREVFANEEQLGDYRLEPPRTVRMQREFEEKTSLTLDELALTEEALARSIARALKEGREPK
- a CDS encoding energy-coupling factor transporter transmembrane component T family protein, yielding MMEKMIFGRFIPGDSIVHRLDPRAKILFVFLFIAIVFIANNAITYAILLGFTLLSVFLSKIRLYFLINGLKPVFILMAFTFFLHLFFTEGGALLFSFGFIDVYEEGLRQGIFISIRFLVLVFMTSILTLTTSPISITDGIEVLLGPFKRVKLPVHELALMMSISLRFIPTLMDETGKILKAQMARGSDIGSGPIKERIKAVVPLLIPLFVSAFKRAEDLATAMEVRGYRGGEGRTRYRQLNWRFMDTLSLLLLVGFAGLLWYFRT